In Capillimicrobium parvum, a genomic segment contains:
- a CDS encoding sigma-54-dependent Fis family transcriptional regulator: protein MEADEVRSAKEVLISNGLMHAEWNSEWLPGEIDRSWRRSITAGATRKPGSFHYVNEFDADSELSRAARPILDRLEGMLQDLGTSIFLADRTGQIVARRVAGRSERARFDNACAAEGFDFSEESIGTNGLGTAIQEAGAVFVRGPEHFNDALEDLACAGAGIRHPATGRMVGSLSLAAPADAAETMMLALVREGARQIVDNLSLTVGRRELALGRSYQRHRDKGPVIVLNSDTVMSNVTGLSFLNVESHGRLWELLLSQDWSHGPCVLDLDLQALQTRVLAHRLDDVGEEPAFAVEILNRRRPPGTRPRGAVPTFHDPFVAQLQRAAGRSARAVSVTGPSGSGKLHVALEWLRSVGHPEPLVLDAGDLENRPSWRGDALAALEAKGAVVLRRLEDLPVNQVNAVKALSAGAARAAPDDSSAPTVDSGHGESPARLVITADLGRCTDSTVGALVQVTPGVELPPLSSRGRDIPKLVDTLLERDAPSRRPVLSAATLQVLLRWHWPGNVAELRCLLEDLARELPGQSVSPYHLPECMWDAAHRRTFTRIQLAERAEIVAALRQTNGNRSKAASLLGIGRTTLYRKLRGLGIEEDALLPASEQPAER from the coding sequence GTGGAAGCCGACGAGGTCCGGTCGGCAAAGGAAGTCCTCATCTCGAACGGCCTCATGCATGCCGAGTGGAACTCGGAATGGCTGCCCGGGGAGATCGACCGGAGCTGGCGGCGCTCGATCACCGCAGGTGCCACCCGGAAGCCGGGATCGTTCCACTACGTCAACGAGTTCGACGCAGACAGCGAACTGAGTCGCGCCGCGCGACCGATCCTCGATCGGCTGGAGGGGATGCTGCAGGACCTCGGGACCTCGATCTTCCTGGCGGACCGAACGGGCCAGATCGTGGCCCGACGGGTCGCTGGACGCAGCGAACGGGCCAGGTTCGACAATGCGTGCGCCGCCGAGGGGTTCGACTTCTCCGAGGAGAGCATCGGTACGAACGGGCTCGGTACCGCCATCCAGGAAGCGGGAGCCGTCTTCGTGCGCGGACCCGAGCACTTCAACGATGCCCTCGAGGACCTCGCCTGCGCCGGTGCGGGCATCCGGCACCCGGCGACGGGGCGAATGGTGGGCTCGCTGTCCCTGGCTGCACCCGCCGACGCAGCCGAGACGATGATGCTGGCCTTGGTCCGCGAGGGCGCTCGGCAGATCGTAGACAACCTGAGCCTGACCGTCGGGCGGCGCGAGCTCGCCCTCGGGCGCAGCTACCAACGGCACCGGGACAAGGGTCCGGTCATCGTGCTCAACAGCGACACCGTAATGAGCAACGTCACCGGGCTGTCGTTCCTCAACGTCGAGAGCCATGGCCGCCTGTGGGAGTTGCTGCTCTCCCAGGACTGGTCCCATGGGCCGTGCGTCCTGGACCTCGACCTCCAGGCGCTGCAGACGCGAGTCCTGGCCCACCGGCTCGACGATGTTGGCGAGGAGCCGGCCTTTGCCGTCGAGATCCTGAACCGACGGCGTCCCCCCGGGACCCGGCCCCGCGGGGCAGTCCCGACGTTCCACGACCCGTTCGTCGCCCAGCTCCAGCGCGCGGCGGGTCGATCCGCGAGGGCGGTGTCGGTGACCGGTCCCAGTGGGTCGGGCAAGCTGCACGTCGCCCTCGAATGGCTGCGCTCGGTGGGTCATCCCGAGCCGTTGGTGCTCGACGCCGGCGACCTCGAGAACCGCCCATCATGGCGAGGCGACGCGCTGGCGGCGCTCGAGGCGAAGGGAGCAGTCGTGCTCCGGCGGCTGGAGGACCTGCCCGTCAACCAGGTCAACGCCGTCAAGGCACTCAGCGCGGGTGCCGCGCGTGCTGCTCCCGACGACTCAAGTGCCCCGACTGTGGACTCCGGGCACGGCGAGTCACCGGCGCGACTGGTGATCACCGCCGACCTGGGCCGGTGCACCGACTCGACCGTGGGCGCGCTCGTGCAGGTCACGCCGGGAGTCGAGCTGCCGCCGCTGTCGAGTCGCGGCCGGGACATCCCGAAGCTCGTGGACACGCTCCTGGAGCGGGACGCCCCATCGCGGCGACCGGTCCTGTCCGCAGCCACGTTGCAGGTGCTCCTGAGGTGGCACTGGCCCGGCAACGTGGCCGAGCTTCGATGCCTGCTCGAGGACCTCGCCCGGGAGCTGCCCGGCCAGTCCGTGAGCCCCTATCACCTGCCCGAGTGCATGTGGGACGCTGCGCACCGGCGGACCTTCACCCGGATCCAGTTGGCCGAGCGGGCCGAGATCGTCGCGGCTCTCCGTCAGACCAACGGCAACCGGTCGAAGGCTGCCAGCCTGCTCGGCATCGGTCGCACCACCCTGTATCGCAAGCTGCGAGGGCTCGGCATCGAGGAGGACGCGCTTCTGCCCGCGTCGGAGCAGCCCGCCGAGAGGTGA
- a CDS encoding DUF6325 family protein: protein MSESELDVLGPVDYLVVEFPADKADFSGEMAAELTALVDRGLVRVLDLLILRKDADGSVEAAELDEVEESRVGELLGLESELAMLLAEEDIEAVGLAIEPGSVAAVLVYENRWAGPFGSAVRRSGGQLIASGRIPTQALLAAIESEPEGA from the coding sequence ATGAGCGAAAGCGAGCTTGACGTTCTCGGGCCGGTCGACTACCTGGTGGTCGAGTTCCCGGCCGACAAGGCCGACTTCTCCGGTGAGATGGCGGCAGAGCTGACGGCGCTGGTCGACCGCGGGCTCGTGCGCGTGCTGGATCTGCTGATCCTGCGTAAGGACGCCGATGGATCGGTCGAGGCCGCGGAGCTGGACGAGGTCGAGGAGAGCAGAGTGGGCGAGCTGCTCGGGCTCGAAAGCGAACTCGCAATGCTGCTCGCCGAGGAGGACATCGAAGCGGTCGGCCTGGCGATCGAGCCCGGCAGCGTTGCGGCGGTGCTTGTGTACGAGAACCGCTGGGCCGGACCGTTCGGGTCCGCGGTACGGCGGTCGGGCGGCCAACTGATCGCCAGTGGGCGCATCCCGACGCAGGCACTGCTGGCCGCAATCGAATCCGAACCGGAAGGAGCATGA
- a CDS encoding GAP family protein — protein sequence MGWTDTELVLVALAAMVSPTTLSFSVFALVLGDRPLRTGAWFYLGAFGATLAVGIVAAFVIGDAAASSEPSTPKTWVAIVDIVAAVLLVAYVIKVLRRPVNQARMNGMIEQIGKVASSPAIAIVGAGATLANPGGFIPIALKTISETDPSATEYIAQWVGFTVVALLPLALALVMLAVVPNTAKRTLESFRGWLERHARTVAAIIVLLLAAALLRNGIAGLTG from the coding sequence ATGGGGTGGACCGACACCGAGCTCGTGCTCGTGGCGCTCGCGGCGATGGTGTCGCCGACGACGCTGTCGTTCAGCGTGTTCGCGCTCGTGCTCGGCGACCGGCCGCTGCGTACGGGTGCGTGGTTCTACCTCGGGGCGTTTGGTGCGACGCTGGCGGTCGGCATCGTGGCGGCCTTCGTGATCGGGGACGCCGCCGCCTCCTCCGAGCCCTCCACGCCGAAGACGTGGGTCGCGATCGTCGACATCGTCGCGGCCGTCCTCCTGGTGGCCTATGTCATCAAGGTCCTCCGGCGACCCGTGAACCAGGCGCGGATGAACGGAATGATCGAGCAGATCGGCAAAGTCGCCTCGTCGCCGGCGATCGCGATCGTCGGCGCGGGCGCGACGCTCGCCAACCCGGGCGGGTTCATTCCGATCGCGCTGAAGACGATCTCCGAGACCGACCCGAGCGCCACCGAGTACATCGCCCAGTGGGTGGGATTCACGGTGGTGGCTCTGCTGCCGCTCGCACTCGCGCTCGTGATGCTGGCCGTGGTGCCGAACACCGCGAAGCGCACGCTCGAGTCCTTCCGCGGCTGGCTGGAGCGGCACGCGCGGACGGTCGCCGCGATCATCGTCCTGCTGCTCGCCGCCGCGCTGCTGCGCAACGGCATCGCCGGGCTGACCGGCTGA
- a CDS encoding acyl-CoA dehydrogenase family protein produces MYTGNPDVPDDVFADVLRQVSEFVRTRVVPRELEIMQSDAIPGDLRAQIADMGLFGYAIPQEWGGGGLDLVQDVELAMQFGYTSLAVRSMFGTNNGIAGQVLVGFGTEEQKARWLPGIASGEVVASFALTEPGAGSNPAGLRTTATVDGDGWVIDGSKQFVTNAPDAGLFVVFARLRPAQETGPGIAVFLVPADAAGVEVGGKDAKMGHAGSGTAEVFLHGVRVGPEALVGEEAAVGYRAAMTSLARGRVHVAALAVGCAQRALDESVSYAASATQGGTPIGDFQLVQAMLADQRVGLDAGRALVRDAARRYVTGEDRRVMPSTAKLFCTEMAGRAADLAVQVHGGSGYMREVPVERLYRDVRLLRLYEGTSEIQRLIIGGALVKAARSDGA; encoded by the coding sequence ATGTACACCGGCAACCCCGACGTCCCCGACGACGTCTTCGCTGACGTCCTCAGGCAGGTGTCCGAGTTCGTGCGGACCCGGGTCGTCCCCCGAGAGCTCGAGATCATGCAGTCCGACGCGATCCCGGGCGACCTGCGGGCGCAGATCGCCGACATGGGCCTGTTCGGCTACGCGATCCCCCAGGAGTGGGGCGGGGGCGGCCTGGATCTCGTCCAGGACGTCGAGCTCGCCATGCAGTTCGGCTACACCTCGCTCGCCGTTCGCTCCATGTTCGGCACCAACAACGGCATCGCCGGACAGGTGCTCGTCGGTTTCGGCACCGAGGAGCAGAAGGCGCGGTGGCTGCCGGGCATCGCCTCGGGGGAGGTCGTGGCGTCCTTCGCCCTGACCGAGCCCGGCGCCGGGTCGAACCCCGCCGGGCTGCGCACGACGGCCACCGTGGACGGCGACGGCTGGGTGATCGACGGGTCCAAGCAGTTCGTCACCAACGCACCCGACGCCGGCCTCTTCGTCGTCTTCGCGCGGCTCCGCCCCGCACAGGAGACGGGTCCGGGTATCGCCGTGTTCCTCGTACCCGCCGATGCGGCGGGGGTCGAGGTCGGCGGCAAGGACGCCAAGATGGGCCATGCGGGCTCGGGCACCGCGGAGGTCTTCCTCCATGGAGTGCGCGTCGGCCCCGAGGCGCTCGTCGGAGAAGAAGCGGCGGTCGGCTACCGGGCCGCGATGACGTCGCTGGCACGCGGACGGGTCCACGTCGCCGCGCTCGCGGTCGGCTGCGCCCAGCGTGCGCTCGACGAGTCGGTGTCGTACGCCGCGTCGGCGACGCAGGGCGGCACCCCGATCGGGGACTTCCAGCTGGTGCAGGCGATGCTGGCCGACCAGAGGGTCGGGCTCGACGCCGGTCGCGCGCTGGTGCGCGACGCCGCACGCCGCTACGTCACCGGCGAGGACCGGCGCGTCATGCCGAGCACCGCGAAGCTGTTCTGCACCGAGATGGCCGGGCGGGCGGCTGACCTCGCGGTGCAGGTGCACGGCGGATCGGGCTACATGCGCGAGGTTCCGGTGGAGCGCCTCTACCGCGACGTCCGCCTGCTGCGTCTCTACGAGGGCACGAGCGAGATCCAGCGGCTGATCATCGGCGGCGCGCTCGTGAAGGCCGCGCGATCCGACGGCGCGTGA
- a CDS encoding LysR substrate-binding domain-containing protein, with the protein MDVGQLRSFLAVAEELHFGRAAERLHMAQPPLSRTIKQLERELGTTLFDRNTRRVHLTASGRALLGPAAEVLDATRRAQAAVRSAAEGESGVVRISFAGISTYRLVARLARAVRSERPGIQLELSSQQFAQPALKKLQQGDTDLALGRWDVVPADLEAEVVMTDSLVLALPDTHPLARSTTVAVADLAGEQFVSLSPLEGAVLPERLRRLAGDSGFLPDIVQIAPDTQTALALVGAEAGCHLTLASVAANDNDPHISFVPVADEAPDVHLRMAWRRTETDPALHAVRRQVAAWDCSTDG; encoded by the coding sequence GTGGACGTCGGACAGCTGCGGTCCTTCCTCGCGGTGGCGGAGGAGCTGCATTTCGGGCGAGCAGCCGAGCGGTTGCACATGGCACAGCCGCCGCTGAGCCGGACCATCAAGCAGCTCGAGCGGGAGCTCGGCACCACCCTGTTCGACCGCAACACCCGGCGGGTCCATCTGACGGCGAGCGGTCGGGCTTTGCTCGGGCCGGCGGCCGAGGTGCTCGACGCGACCCGGCGGGCCCAGGCGGCCGTGAGGTCCGCGGCCGAGGGGGAGAGCGGCGTCGTCCGGATCTCGTTCGCGGGAATCTCGACGTATCGGCTGGTGGCGCGCCTGGCCCGGGCGGTGCGGTCCGAGCGTCCCGGGATCCAGCTCGAGCTCTCGAGCCAGCAGTTCGCGCAGCCGGCGTTGAAGAAGCTCCAGCAGGGTGACACCGACCTGGCGCTGGGACGCTGGGACGTCGTGCCCGCAGACCTCGAGGCCGAGGTGGTGATGACCGATTCCCTCGTGCTCGCCCTTCCCGACACCCACCCGCTCGCCCGCAGCACGACGGTGGCGGTCGCCGACCTCGCGGGCGAGCAGTTCGTCTCGCTGTCGCCGCTCGAGGGCGCGGTCCTGCCGGAGCGGCTTCGCCGGTTGGCCGGCGACAGCGGGTTCTTGCCCGACATCGTCCAGATCGCGCCGGACACGCAGACCGCGTTGGCGCTGGTGGGCGCCGAGGCGGGTTGTCACCTCACCCTGGCTTCCGTCGCCGCGAACGACAACGATCCACACATCAGCTTCGTCCCGGTCGCAGACGAGGCGCCGGATGTGCACCTGCGCATGGCGTGGCGTCGCACCGAGACCGATCCCGCACTGCACGCGGTGCGACGCCAGGTGGCCGCCTGGGATTGCTCGACCGACGGGTGA
- a CDS encoding CaiB/BaiF CoA transferase family protein yields the protein MLPLEGHTVVALEQAVAVPLATRNLCDLGARVIKVERPGDGDLARGYDHVVEGTGAHFVWLNRGKESLAIDLKSPDGIHVVRRLISQADVFVQNLAPGAASRLGLDAEALRADNPGLVVVDLSGYGSVGPMAQRKAYDMLIQAEAGLISITGTTDEPVKTGIPTADIAAGMYCAQSVLAALLRRARTGEGATIEVSMLDATIEWMGHALYTQLHTGRQPPRMGVGHASIAPYDTYPTRDGQMLIGVQSDRGWRDLVTEVFDSPELACDERFATNVQRVSNRAECDAEVARRTREWTTAELDARLASAGVPAAQVKQLAEVVEHPQLRARERWRSIGTEFARIDALLPPATFQDFEAPMGDVPALGAHSRALLLEAGLSEAAADEVLERGVAAQHHNPAPPLVSPSRVRTTPDS from the coding sequence ATGCTGCCCCTCGAGGGCCACACGGTGGTCGCTCTGGAACAGGCGGTCGCGGTGCCGCTCGCGACCCGCAACCTCTGCGACCTCGGCGCGCGGGTGATCAAGGTCGAGCGACCCGGGGATGGCGACCTCGCGCGGGGGTACGACCACGTGGTCGAAGGCACGGGGGCGCACTTCGTCTGGCTCAACCGCGGCAAGGAATCGCTGGCGATCGACCTCAAGTCTCCGGACGGCATCCACGTCGTCCGGCGACTCATCAGCCAGGCGGACGTGTTCGTCCAGAACCTCGCGCCCGGAGCGGCATCGCGTCTCGGCCTCGACGCCGAGGCCCTCCGTGCGGACAACCCCGGCCTGGTCGTGGTCGACCTGTCCGGCTACGGCAGCGTTGGCCCGATGGCCCAGCGCAAGGCCTACGACATGCTCATCCAGGCCGAGGCCGGCCTGATCTCGATCACCGGCACCACCGACGAGCCGGTGAAGACCGGTATCCCGACCGCCGACATCGCGGCCGGCATGTACTGCGCCCAGTCGGTGCTCGCGGCGCTCCTGCGCCGCGCCAGGACCGGGGAGGGCGCGACCATCGAGGTCTCGATGCTGGACGCAACGATCGAGTGGATGGGCCATGCCTTGTACACCCAGCTGCACACCGGGCGACAGCCGCCGCGCATGGGGGTAGGTCACGCGTCCATCGCCCCCTACGACACCTACCCGACCCGCGACGGGCAGATGCTCATCGGCGTCCAGAGCGACCGCGGGTGGCGGGACCTCGTCACCGAGGTCTTCGACTCACCCGAGCTTGCGTGTGACGAACGCTTCGCCACGAACGTCCAGCGGGTCAGCAACCGTGCCGAGTGCGACGCCGAGGTCGCGCGGCGCACCCGGGAGTGGACGACCGCCGAGCTCGATGCCCGACTGGCAAGCGCAGGAGTCCCCGCCGCCCAGGTCAAGCAGCTTGCCGAGGTCGTCGAGCACCCCCAGCTCCGAGCGCGCGAGCGCTGGCGCTCGATCGGGACCGAGTTCGCCCGGATCGACGCGCTTCTGCCGCCGGCGACATTCCAGGACTTCGAGGCACCGATGGGCGACGTCCCTGCGCTCGGCGCGCACTCGCGCGCCCTCCTGCTGGAGGCCGGGCTCAGCGAGGCGGCAGCCGACGAGGTGCTCGAGCGCGGCGTCGCCGCCCAGCACCACAACCCCGCACCGCCCCTGGTCTCACCGTCGAGGGTCCGTACCACGCCCGACAGCTGA
- a CDS encoding sugar ABC transporter substrate-binding protein, whose protein sequence is MTRWFALPAVIAAVLFAGCGSSNDSSSTSAGTSAGTSGGDSGLPADKGGPGAKVSYISPVAAQPGQQEIFQGMKAGAKELGWEADVLDSNLSPDKQVANVDTAITQGRTAIASFTLDPGAAAAAYTRAVAQGVPVIGMNSEGEGVTSTVWLEVLTCEPGGPGEADAAFIAKKTPGAKTIVIGGPPVPSITASVKCFTNAAKKQGLKIIGKADNTADTADGAQRLMQDLLTKHPDVQAVWNYNDQSALGDSAAITGAGKKVATATADGIIVVGRNGDADAITAVKEGRLTGTWDLNTVASGLAAIKQMQTALKGGADKTYPALTVKSTFYSSDNIDTYKPPAERHETLDSIPLTGGS, encoded by the coding sequence ATGACGAGATGGTTCGCATTGCCCGCGGTGATCGCGGCGGTGCTGTTCGCAGGATGCGGCAGCAGCAACGACAGCAGCAGTACGAGTGCCGGCACGAGCGCCGGCACGAGCGGCGGGGACTCCGGTCTTCCGGCCGACAAGGGCGGCCCGGGCGCCAAGGTGTCCTACATCAGCCCGGTCGCGGCGCAGCCCGGCCAGCAGGAGATCTTCCAGGGCATGAAGGCGGGGGCGAAGGAGCTGGGCTGGGAGGCCGACGTGCTGGACTCGAACCTGTCGCCGGACAAGCAGGTGGCGAACGTCGACACCGCGATCACGCAGGGACGCACCGCGATCGCGAGCTTCACGCTCGATCCGGGCGCCGCGGCAGCCGCGTATACACGCGCGGTCGCGCAGGGCGTCCCGGTCATCGGCATGAACTCCGAGGGCGAGGGCGTCACGTCGACGGTCTGGTTGGAGGTCCTGACGTGCGAGCCGGGCGGCCCCGGCGAGGCGGACGCAGCGTTCATCGCCAAGAAGACGCCGGGCGCCAAGACCATCGTCATCGGCGGTCCGCCCGTTCCGTCGATCACCGCGTCGGTGAAGTGCTTCACCAACGCGGCCAAGAAGCAGGGCCTGAAGATCATCGGCAAGGCCGACAACACGGCCGACACCGCCGACGGCGCACAGCGCCTCATGCAGGATCTGCTCACCAAGCACCCTGACGTGCAGGCGGTGTGGAACTACAACGACCAGTCCGCGCTGGGCGACTCGGCGGCGATCACCGGAGCGGGCAAGAAGGTCGCCACCGCGACCGCCGACGGCATCATCGTGGTCGGGCGCAATGGCGACGCCGACGCCATCACCGCCGTCAAGGAGGGCCGGCTGACCGGAACGTGGGACCTGAACACCGTCGCGTCGGGCCTGGCGGCGATCAAGCAGATGCAGACGGCGCTGAAGGGCGGGGCGGACAAGACGTACCCCGCGCTGACGGTGAAGTCGACGTTCTACAGCAGCGACAACATCGACACCTACAAGCCGCCGGCCGAGCGTCACGAGACGCTCGACTCGATCCCGCTGACGGGCGGTTCGTGA
- a CDS encoding flavin-containing monooxygenase, whose amino-acid sequence MSGLRDSDVAAGGDSRVDYDVIVIGAGFGGIYMLHKLRNELGLSVKALEKGGGVGGTWYFNRYPGAKSDTEGFVYRYSFDKDLLQEWNWRTRYLDQPDILAYLEHVVERYDLGRDIELNTEVTGATFDEDMSIWTITTADGKRYTSRYVVNALGLLARTNIPDIAGMDTFAGRMVHTNAWPDDLDITGKRVGVIGTGSTGIQFIVAAAKMAEHLTVFQRSPQYVVPSGNGPVDQADVDRIKENFDAVWDQVRSSVVAFGFEESSTEAMKVSEEERRRVFQENWDKGNGFRFMFGTFADIAIDPEANAAAAEFIRSKIGEIVHDPETARQLTPTDLYARRPLCNEDYYETYNRDNVELVSIKENPIEEMTPAGVRTADGVEHELDVLVLATGFDAVDGNYRAMDLRGRGGRHINEHWTDGPTSYLGLSKAGFPNMFMILGPNGPFTNLPPSIEAQVEWIGELIGHAERNGVQTIEPTPEAESGWSATCQEIANMTLFPKVESWIFGANIPGKKHAVMFYMGGLANYRAQLADVENDGFRGFAFNQVPDEAPV is encoded by the coding sequence ATGAGCGGGCTGAGAGACTCGGACGTCGCCGCGGGCGGCGACTCCCGCGTCGACTACGACGTCATCGTCATCGGCGCCGGATTCGGCGGCATCTACATGCTGCACAAGCTGCGCAACGAGCTCGGCCTGTCGGTGAAGGCGCTCGAGAAGGGCGGGGGAGTCGGCGGCACCTGGTACTTCAACAGGTACCCGGGCGCCAAGTCCGACACCGAGGGTTTCGTCTACCGCTACTCGTTCGACAAGGACCTCCTGCAGGAGTGGAACTGGCGCACCCGTTACCTGGATCAGCCGGACATCCTGGCCTACTTGGAGCACGTCGTCGAGCGCTACGACCTCGGCCGCGACATCGAGCTGAACACCGAGGTGACCGGAGCCACGTTCGACGAGGACATGAGCATCTGGACGATCACCACGGCTGACGGCAAGCGGTACACCAGCCGTTACGTCGTCAACGCGCTGGGTCTGCTCGCCCGGACCAACATCCCCGACATCGCGGGCATGGACACGTTCGCGGGCCGGATGGTGCACACGAACGCCTGGCCGGACGACCTCGACATCACCGGCAAGCGGGTCGGCGTGATCGGGACCGGCTCGACGGGAATCCAGTTCATCGTCGCCGCGGCAAAGATGGCCGAGCACCTCACCGTCTTCCAGCGCTCGCCACAGTACGTCGTTCCGTCCGGCAATGGCCCGGTGGATCAGGCGGACGTCGACCGCATCAAGGAGAACTTCGACGCCGTCTGGGACCAGGTCCGCAGCTCCGTCGTCGCTTTCGGGTTCGAGGAGAGCAGCACCGAGGCGATGAAGGTCTCCGAGGAGGAGCGGCGCCGGGTGTTCCAGGAGAACTGGGACAAGGGCAACGGCTTTCGGTTCATGTTCGGCACGTTCGCCGACATCGCGATCGATCCGGAGGCGAACGCTGCCGCCGCGGAGTTCATCCGTTCCAAGATCGGCGAGATCGTGCATGACCCTGAGACCGCGCGCCAGCTCACCCCGACCGACCTCTACGCCAGGCGCCCGCTCTGCAACGAGGACTACTACGAGACCTACAACCGCGACAACGTCGAGCTGGTCTCGATCAAGGAGAACCCGATCGAGGAGATGACCCCGGCCGGCGTACGCACCGCCGACGGGGTCGAGCACGAGCTCGACGTCCTGGTCCTGGCCACCGGGTTCGATGCGGTCGACGGCAACTACCGGGCGATGGACCTGCGCGGCCGCGGCGGGCGGCACATCAACGAGCACTGGACCGACGGCCCGACCAGCTACCTCGGACTGTCGAAGGCCGGCTTCCCGAACATGTTCATGATCCTCGGACCGAACGGCCCGTTCACCAACCTGCCCCCGAGCATCGAGGCCCAGGTCGAGTGGATCGGCGAGCTCATCGGCCACGCCGAGCGCAACGGCGTACAGACCATCGAGCCGACCCCGGAGGCGGAAAGCGGCTGGTCCGCCACCTGCCAGGAGATCGCGAACATGACGCTGTTTCCGAAGGTCGAGTCCTGGATCTTCGGGGCCAACATCCCGGGCAAGAAGCACGCCGTCATGTTCTACATGGGCGGGCTCGCCAACTACCGCGCCCAGCTCGCCGATGTCGAGAACGACGGTTTCCGCGGGTTCGCGTTCAACCAGGTGCCTGACGAGGCCCCCGTCTGA
- a CDS encoding alpha/beta hydrolase, whose protein sequence is MNHQALAEAVEQDPVKDLYTDWSQILATTPDLTMRLFRSIFDEWHQPTKEPEDVTYAEATVGGVAGIWCRPVGADSSRVLLYTHGGGFAVGSASSHRKLAAHVAKALGVVAFVLDYRRAPEHPHPAGLEDAVSAFLALTEQGVAPEKITTIGDSAGGNLAVATALALKDRGKPLPGSVIAFSPWLDMENSGETLQTNDATDALITVSLLEGMIAGVLGEQTSPTAPLANPLYADFEGFPRLYVNAGGDESLLDNATRLAELAKAAGVDVTLSVVDGQQHAFPMNAGRTAAADDEIGRVAKWYLA, encoded by the coding sequence ATGAACCACCAGGCGCTCGCCGAGGCGGTCGAGCAGGACCCGGTCAAGGATCTCTACACCGACTGGTCGCAGATCCTCGCCACGACCCCGGATCTCACGATGCGGCTGTTTCGCAGCATCTTCGACGAGTGGCATCAGCCGACCAAGGAGCCCGAGGACGTCACCTACGCCGAGGCCACGGTCGGCGGCGTGGCCGGGATCTGGTGTCGCCCGGTCGGCGCCGACTCCTCGCGGGTGCTTCTGTACACCCATGGCGGCGGGTTCGCCGTCGGGTCGGCGTCGAGTCATCGCAAGCTCGCCGCGCATGTGGCGAAGGCGCTCGGCGTCGTCGCGTTTGTCCTTGATTACCGTCGTGCGCCGGAGCATCCGCACCCGGCTGGCCTTGAGGATGCCGTGTCGGCCTTTCTGGCCCTGACCGAGCAGGGCGTGGCGCCGGAGAAGATCACCACGATCGGTGATTCGGCAGGCGGCAACCTGGCCGTGGCGACTGCTCTGGCGCTCAAGGACCGCGGTAAGCCGCTGCCCGGCAGCGTGATCGCGTTCTCGCCGTGGCTGGACATGGAGAACTCGGGTGAGACGCTGCAGACCAACGACGCCACCGATGCTCTGATCACGGTCTCCTTGCTGGAGGGGATGATCGCCGGCGTCCTGGGTGAGCAGACGAGCCCCACGGCTCCGTTGGCCAACCCGCTGTATGCCGACTTCGAGGGGTTCCCGCGTCTCTACGTCAACGCCGGCGGTGACGAGTCGCTGCTCGACAACGCCACCCGGCTTGCCGAGTTGGCCAAGGCTGCCGGCGTGGATGTGACCCTCTCGGTCGTCGACGGGCAGCAGCACGCGTTCCCGATGAACGCCGGCCGGACCGCGGCGGCAGATGACGAGATCGGCCGCGTCGCCAAGTGGTATCTCGCATGA